In one window of Deltaproteobacteria bacterium DNA:
- a CDS encoding outer membrane beta-barrel protein yields MKPSPGEPPKAEEKPLGIAIGLRSTYFRMQQNQGDIFRNIKLLDEEQDLAPYKPFLQYHFSSYWAIELGYDQFKAITLNRAFDDVAEFDRRWVDGALEWQPIMLTAQFRWPHFHKSVVPYVSGGLSYTKTSWKRNDWYYFGFPNPETYTTWTSQGNRPEDYPNNNYRRIFAVDDHTIGMLFGFGVDYFLLKNLALNLDWRYHWAQVKFKYTLAFNDGLDPISQDQGTFILDSWVLGLGVKYLF; encoded by the coding sequence GTGAAACCATCACCAGGCGAGCCCCCTAAAGCCGAAGAAAAACCTTTGGGGATCGCCATAGGCCTCCGTTCGACCTATTTCCGGATGCAACAGAACCAGGGGGACATTTTTAGAAATATAAAATTGTTGGATGAGGAACAGGACTTAGCCCCCTATAAGCCCTTTCTTCAGTACCATTTTTCCAGTTATTGGGCCATTGAATTGGGCTATGATCAATTCAAGGCCATCACCCTGAACAGGGCGTTTGATGATGTCGCCGAGTTTGATAGACGTTGGGTCGATGGGGCGTTAGAGTGGCAACCCATCATGCTGACCGCACAGTTCCGCTGGCCCCATTTCCATAAATCGGTGGTCCCCTATGTATCGGGAGGGCTCAGTTATACCAAGACCTCCTGGAAAAGAAACGACTGGTACTATTTCGGATTCCCAAACCCGGAAACCTATACCACCTGGACAAGCCAGGGGAACAGACCCGAAGACTATCCGAACAATAACTATCGGCGTATCTTTGCCGTTGATGACCACACTATTGGGATGTTGTTCGGCTTTGGGGTCGATTATTTCCTGTTAAAAAATTTAGCCCTGAATCTGGACTGGCGCTATCACTGGGCCCAGGTCAAATTTAAGTACACCCTGGCCTTTAATGACGGTCTGGATCCGATCAGCCAGGACCAGGGGACCTTTATCCTGGATTCCTGGGTCTTGGGATTGGGTGTCAAGTATTTATTTTAA